From the genome of Psychroserpens ponticola, one region includes:
- a CDS encoding RNA-binding S4 domain-containing protein, whose translation MRVDKYLWSIRYFKTRSIATNACKKGHVKVNGKAVKPSREVYATDKIELRKDQINYIIIVNDLPESRVGAKLVDLYRKDITPKEAFDAKDLLKYSKDYYRKKGVGRPTKKDRRDIDDFYDTPDKDI comes from the coding sequence ATGCGAGTAGATAAATACCTTTGGAGTATTAGATATTTTAAGACCAGAAGCATTGCAACAAATGCATGTAAAAAAGGTCATGTAAAAGTAAATGGCAAAGCCGTTAAACCAAGTAGAGAGGTTTATGCAACTGATAAAATTGAATTACGAAAGGATCAAATTAATTATATCATTATCGTAAATGATTTACCAGAGAGTAGAGTTGGTGCAAAATTAGTAGATCTTTACAGAAAAGATATCACACCTAAAGAAGCCTTTGATGCTAAAGACTTATTAAAATATTCAAAAGATTATTATAGAAAAAAAGGAGTTGGAAGACCTACAAAAAAAGACAGAAGAGATATTGATGATTTTTATGACACACCAGATAAAGATATCTAA
- a CDS encoding FKBP-type peptidyl-prolyl cis-trans isomerase yields MTFRNTIVILLLSVLCFTSCKDDESDFVSIPPRDRTEQQAADKDSLLDYLSTHYYNSSTFETPGNYTYDDIEISELPIDVNGNYEDLPNPDINTLLIDAIETFTAEYRDVEYEYYTLKLNQGGGDTPYSSDTVNINYIGLLTDGEDFDSTANSEDLDLITLIEAWRLVLPNFGTTTEIVENEDGTYSYDNYGLGVMFVPSGLAYFNAPPFGISSYSNLIFKFELYTTEANDHDGDLIMSYIEDLNNDGNVFDDDTDNNDLPDFLDIDDDGDGILTKYEDLDNDGDPTNDDTDEDGIPNYLDSGTAISNQEEDN; encoded by the coding sequence ATGACTTTTAGAAATACCATAGTAATTCTATTACTTTCAGTTTTGTGTTTTACCTCTTGTAAAGATGATGAAAGTGATTTTGTATCAATACCACCAAGAGATAGAACAGAGCAACAAGCAGCCGATAAAGATTCTTTATTAGATTACTTAAGCACACATTACTACAATTCTTCAACGTTTGAAACTCCAGGTAATTATACTTACGATGATATTGAAATATCGGAGCTTCCTATAGATGTGAATGGTAATTATGAAGATTTACCAAATCCTGATATCAATACGTTATTAATTGATGCTATTGAAACATTTACTGCTGAATATAGAGATGTTGAATATGAATATTATACACTTAAACTAAATCAAGGAGGAGGAGATACTCCATATTCATCAGATACAGTTAATATTAATTATATTGGACTTTTAACTGATGGAGAAGATTTTGATAGTACAGCAAATTCAGAAGATTTAGATCTTATTACGCTTATTGAAGCTTGGCGATTGGTTTTGCCAAATTTTGGAACTACTACTGAGATTGTTGAAAACGAAGATGGTACATACTCTTACGATAATTATGGTTTAGGAGTAATGTTTGTTCCATCTGGCTTGGCTTATTTTAATGCACCTCCTTTTGGTATTTCTTCATATTCAAACCTTATATTTAAGTTTGAATTATATACGACTGAAGCTAATGATCATGACGGAGATTTAATCATGTCTTACATAGAAGACTTAAATAATGATGGTAATGTTTTTGATGATGATACCGATAATAATGATTTACCTGATTTTTTAGACATAGATGATGATGGTGATGGTATATTAACGAAATATGAAGATCTCGATAATGATGGAGATCCTACTAATGATGATACAGATGAAGATGGTATTCCTAATTATTTAGATTCGGGAACAGCAATTTCAAATCAAGAAGAAGATAATTAA
- a CDS encoding transketolase family protein produces MKTYTNTGNKDTRSGFGAGLTELGQTNENVVALCADLIGSLKMDDFKANHPERFFQVGIAEANMIGLAAGMTIGGKIPFTGTFANFSTGRVYDQIRQSVAYSDKNVKICASHAGLTLGEDGATHQILEDIGLMKMLPGMTVINTCDYNQTKAATIAIAEHHGPVYLRFGRPKVANFTPEDQTFEIGKAIRLTEGDDITIVATGHLVWEALEAAKELNEKGISAEVINIHTIKPLDDKAILDSVAKTGCIVTAEEHNHLGGLGESVARVLAQHRPTPQEFVATNDTFGESGTPAQLMDKYGLNADAILKASNKVLKRKN; encoded by the coding sequence ATGAAAACATATACAAATACAGGAAATAAAGATACACGCTCAGGTTTTGGAGCTGGACTAACAGAATTAGGACAAACCAATGAAAATGTTGTAGCACTCTGTGCTGACTTAATTGGCTCATTAAAAATGGACGATTTTAAAGCGAATCATCCAGAACGTTTTTTTCAAGTAGGAATTGCTGAAGCAAATATGATAGGCTTAGCCGCAGGTATGACTATTGGTGGAAAAATTCCATTTACGGGTACATTTGCTAACTTTTCTACTGGTCGTGTTTATGACCAAATAAGACAAAGTGTTGCCTATTCTGATAAGAATGTAAAAATCTGTGCATCTCACGCAGGATTAACTTTAGGTGAAGATGGAGCAACACACCAAATCCTTGAAGATATTGGGTTAATGAAAATGTTGCCTGGAATGACTGTCATTAACACTTGTGATTACAATCAAACCAAAGCTGCAACTATTGCTATTGCTGAACATCATGGACCAGTGTATTTACGCTTCGGAAGACCAAAAGTAGCCAACTTTACTCCTGAAGATCAAACTTTTGAAATTGGCAAAGCAATTCGTCTAACTGAAGGTGATGACATTACTATTGTTGCTACTGGTCATTTGGTTTGGGAAGCTCTTGAAGCTGCAAAAGAATTAAATGAAAAAGGAATATCTGCTGAAGTTATTAATATTCACACCATCAAACCTTTAGATGATAAAGCTATTTTAGATTCTGTTGCTAAAACGGGTTGTATTGTTACTGCTGAAGAACACAATCATTTAGGTGGTTTAGGTGAAAGTGTAGCTAGAGTATTGGCTCAACATCGTCCAACGCCTCAAGAGTTTGTAGCAACTAATGATACTTTTGGTGAATCTGGAACTCCAGCTCAGCTTATGGATAAATATGGTCTTAATGCTGATGCAATTCTAAAGGCATCAAATAAGGTGTTGAAGAGAAAAAATTAA
- a CDS encoding transketolase: MPNTQQLQDFTTQVRRDILRMVHKVNSGHPGGSLGCAEFFVALYQDIMDRKDTFDMDGIGEDLFFLSNGHISPVFYSVLARSGYFPVEELNTFRLINTRLQGHPTTHEGLPGIRVASGSLGQGFSVALGAAQTKKLNNDKHLVYSLHGDGELQEGQNWEGIMYAAGNNVDNIISTIDLNGQQIDGSTDVVLPMGSIRAKFEAFGWTVVDIENGNDIDAILKGMAEAKSLTGKGKPVCVLLKTIMGNGVDFMMHTHAWHGKAPNDEQLENGLAQNAETLGDY, from the coding sequence ATGCCAAACACACAACAATTACAAGATTTTACAACTCAAGTTCGTAGAGATATTTTACGAATGGTTCACAAGGTAAACTCAGGCCATCCAGGTGGTTCTTTAGGATGTGCTGAATTCTTCGTCGCATTATACCAAGATATTATGGATCGAAAAGACACGTTTGATATGGACGGAATTGGTGAAGACCTTTTCTTCCTTTCTAATGGACATATTTCTCCAGTTTTTTATAGTGTTCTTGCGAGATCAGGATATTTTCCTGTAGAAGAATTAAATACATTCAGGCTGATTAATACAAGATTACAAGGTCATCCAACAACTCACGAAGGTTTGCCTGGTATTCGTGTCGCTTCAGGATCTTTAGGACAAGGATTCTCTGTTGCTTTAGGTGCTGCTCAAACAAAAAAACTAAATAACGATAAACATCTCGTTTACAGTTTACATGGTGATGGCGAATTACAAGAAGGACAAAATTGGGAAGGGATTATGTATGCTGCTGGAAACAATGTAGATAATATTATTTCTACTATTGATTTAAACGGACAACAAATTGACGGTTCTACAGATGTTGTTTTGCCTATGGGAAGTATCAGAGCTAAATTTGAAGCTTTTGGTTGGACCGTTGTAGATATTGAAAACGGAAATGATATCGATGCGATTTTAAAAGGAATGGCTGAAGCTAAATCATTAACAGGAAAAGGAAAACCCGTTTGTGTCTTATTAAAAACAATTATGGGAAATGGTGTTGACTTTATGATGCATACTCACGCTTGGCATGGTAAAGCGCCTAATGATGAGCAATTAGAAAATGGATTAGCACAAAATGCTGAAACTTTAGGAGACTATTAA
- the tgt gene encoding tRNA guanosine(34) transglycosylase Tgt, which translates to MNFELKASDPQSKARAGVITTDHGKIETPIFMPVGTVASVKGVHQRELKNDINPDIILGNTYHLFLRPQTPILEKAGGLHKFMNWDRNILTDSGGYQVYSLSANRKIKEEGVKFKSHIDGSYHVFTPENVMEIQRSIGADIIMAFDECTPYPCDYNYAKRSMHMTHRWLERCLKHLDKTPFMYDYEQTFFPIVQGSTYKDLRQQSAEYIANAGAQGNAIGGLSVGEPAEEMYAMTDVVCEILPWDKPRYLMGVGTPINILENIALGVDMFDCVMPTRNARNGMLFTAHGSINIKNLKWADDFSPVDEMGITFVDTEYSKAYLRHLFTVNELLGKQIATIHNLGFYMWLVREARKHILAGDFREWKDKMVKQMDKRL; encoded by the coding sequence ATGAATTTTGAATTAAAAGCTAGTGATCCTCAAAGTAAAGCCAGAGCTGGAGTAATTACCACAGATCATGGCAAAATTGAGACACCAATATTTATGCCTGTTGGAACTGTTGCTTCTGTAAAAGGCGTACACCAAAGAGAACTTAAAAATGATATCAATCCTGATATAATCTTAGGAAATACCTATCATTTATTCTTGAGACCGCAAACACCAATTTTAGAAAAAGCAGGTGGTTTGCATAAGTTTATGAATTGGGATCGGAATATCTTAACAGATTCAGGCGGTTATCAAGTATATTCATTATCTGCTAATAGAAAAATTAAGGAGGAAGGTGTAAAATTCAAATCACATATCGACGGAAGTTACCATGTATTCACGCCAGAAAATGTGATGGAAATTCAGCGAAGTATAGGAGCCGATATCATTATGGCTTTTGATGAATGTACACCATATCCTTGTGATTATAATTATGCTAAACGATCGATGCACATGACGCATCGTTGGTTAGAGCGTTGTTTAAAGCATTTAGATAAAACGCCATTCATGTATGATTATGAGCAAACATTTTTCCCTATTGTTCAAGGAAGTACCTATAAAGATTTAAGACAGCAATCTGCTGAATATATTGCCAACGCAGGAGCTCAAGGAAATGCAATTGGTGGTTTATCTGTTGGTGAACCAGCCGAAGAAATGTACGCAATGACAGATGTGGTATGTGAAATTTTGCCTTGGGATAAACCTCGTTATTTAATGGGAGTTGGAACACCAATAAATATTTTGGAAAATATTGCACTTGGTGTTGATATGTTTGATTGTGTTATGCCAACACGAAACGCTAGAAACGGAATGTTGTTTACAGCGCATGGAAGCATTAACATTAAAAACCTTAAATGGGCAGACGATTTTTCTCCTGTTGATGAAATGGGAATAACGTTTGTAGATACCGAATATAGTAAAGCGTATCTTAGACATTTGTTTACTGTAAACGAATTGCTAGGAAAACAAATTGCTACGATTCATAATCTCGGATTTTATATGTGGTTGGTAAGAGAAGCTAGAAAGCATATCTTAGCAGGAGATTTTAGAGAATGGAAAGACAAAATGGTTAAACAAATGGATAAGCGCTTATAA
- a CDS encoding LptF/LptG family permease — translation MLKILDWYILKRYLFTFLMMLLLFIPIGITVNLAEKIGKILEQEVPFPAVAQYYLDFTIYFANLLFPIFLFLSVIWFTSKLANNTEIVAFLSSGVSFTRFLRPYLIGATIVSAFALLLGLYLAPKASKGFNTFKYNYLKSNKGLVKTQNIYRQINDNDFIYVSNFDPNSKRGNNFTFEHFEGNELKYKISANSITYMDSTYRLVNYSKRIVGEHDDIIETTRRKDTLFSFDVDDLTPVVYIAETLQYGELNRFIEKEKQRGSSNIGRYEVVKYKKWSLPVSVFILTIIAVAVSSVKRRGGMGVNLAVGITIAMVYVFFDKVFGVMAEQSDFSPIVAVWFPNLVFGILAGYLLYNAKR, via the coding sequence ATGCTGAAAATATTAGATTGGTACATATTAAAACGCTATTTGTTCACATTTTTGATGATGTTACTTCTGTTTATTCCTATAGGTATAACAGTTAACCTTGCTGAAAAAATTGGAAAAATATTAGAACAGGAAGTTCCTTTTCCTGCAGTAGCCCAATATTATTTAGATTTTACAATCTATTTTGCCAATTTATTATTTCCTATTTTTTTGTTTTTATCTGTCATCTGGTTTACTTCTAAGTTAGCTAATAATACCGAAATTGTCGCTTTTTTAAGTTCTGGTGTGTCTTTTACAAGGTTTTTGAGACCTTATTTAATAGGAGCAACAATTGTATCAGCCTTTGCATTATTACTAGGATTGTATTTAGCTCCAAAAGCAAGTAAAGGATTTAATACGTTTAAATATAATTACTTGAAAAGTAATAAGGGTCTAGTGAAAACTCAAAATATTTACAGGCAAATAAATGATAACGACTTTATTTATGTGAGTAATTTTGATCCAAATTCAAAGCGTGGAAATAATTTTACGTTTGAACATTTTGAAGGTAATGAATTGAAATATAAAATTTCTGCGAATTCAATTACTTATATGGATTCAACGTATCGACTAGTAAATTATTCTAAAAGAATTGTTGGCGAACATGATGATATTATTGAAACTACACGACGAAAAGACACCTTATTTTCATTTGATGTAGATGATTTGACACCAGTAGTCTACATTGCAGAAACCCTTCAATATGGAGAGCTTAATAGGTTTATTGAAAAAGAAAAGCAAAGAGGTTCATCAAATATTGGTCGTTACGAAGTGGTAAAATATAAGAAATGGAGTTTGCCAGTATCTGTATTTATTCTAACAATTATTGCTGTTGCTGTATCTTCTGTTAAAAGAAGAGGTGGAATGGGCGTAAATTTAGCCGTCGGAATTACAATTGCCATGGTTTATGTCTTCTTTGATAAAGTGTTTGGTGTGATGGCTGAACAATCTGATTTTTCGCCAATTGTAGCCGTTTGGTTTCCTAATTTGGTTTTTGGTATATTAGCTGGATATCTTCTGTATAATGCCAAACGCTAA
- a CDS encoding DMT family transporter — translation MPNAKTKNYLHLHFLVFIAGFTAILGELISIGSTALVWYRMLIAGVLMFAYIKIIKLKIRVGTKAKLKFFGAGIIIALHWITFFEAINQSNVSITLAMFSTGAFFASFIEPLIYKRRIIWYEIIFGIIVIIGVFLITQSEIKYLNGILLGISSALFSTLFAVINGRFIEVHQATVISFYEFISGVVFLTLFILVFHDGFSVDYFNLSTKDWIYLIILASVCTAYAFIGSVDVMRLISPYTVILTYNLEPIYGIALALLLFPETEIMSTQFYYGAILILITVLMDAVMKNFKRKKKESSISDKTT, via the coding sequence ATGCCAAACGCTAAAACCAAGAATTATCTTCATCTTCATTTTTTAGTATTTATTGCTGGATTTACAGCTATTTTAGGAGAATTAATTTCAATTGGTTCTACCGCTTTAGTATGGTATAGAATGTTAATAGCTGGTGTTTTAATGTTCGCCTATATTAAGATTATTAAATTAAAAATAAGAGTAGGTACCAAAGCAAAACTTAAGTTTTTTGGAGCTGGAATTATCATTGCTTTACATTGGATTACTTTTTTTGAAGCTATTAATCAATCCAATGTGTCTATTACATTAGCCATGTTTTCTACAGGAGCTTTCTTTGCATCTTTTATAGAGCCATTAATTTACAAGCGTAGGATCATTTGGTATGAAATTATATTTGGAATTATTGTTATTATTGGTGTATTTCTTATTACCCAAAGTGAAATTAAATATTTAAACGGAATTTTATTAGGCATATCTTCAGCATTGTTTTCAACTTTATTTGCGGTAATTAATGGTCGTTTTATTGAAGTGCATCAAGCGACTGTAATTTCGTTTTATGAATTTATAAGTGGTGTTGTATTCCTTACTCTTTTTATCCTTGTTTTTCATGATGGATTTAGTGTAGATTATTTTAATCTGAGTACCAAAGATTGGATTTACTTAATTATACTTGCCTCAGTATGTACTGCTTACGCATTTATCGGTTCAGTTGATGTCATGCGCCTAATCAGTCCTTATACTGTGATTTTGACCTATAATTTAGAGCCTATTTATGGCATTGCTTTGGCTTTATTATTGTTTCCTGAAACAGAAATAATGAGTACTCAATTTTATTATGGAGCCATTTTAATTCTAATTACTGTACTTATGGATGCCGTTATGAAGAACTTTAAACGTAAAAAAAAGGAGTCTTCTATATCAGATAAAACCACATAA
- a CDS encoding acetyl-CoA carboxylase carboxyltransferase subunit alpha, whose protein sequence is MEYLEFELPIKELQDQLSKCQIIGEESDVDVTETCKKIEKKLVETKKEIYKNLTAWQRVQLSRHPNRPYTLDHINALCGDSFLELHGDRNVKDDKAMIGGLGKIGDQSYMFIGQQKGYNTKTRQFRNFGMSNPEGYRKALRLMKSAEKFGIPVVTLIDTPGAYPGFEAEERGQGEAIARNILEMTRLKVPIITIIIGEGASGGALGIGVGDKVMMLENTWYSVISPESCSSILWRSWEYKEQAAEALKLTAPDMKKLKLVDAIIKEPLGGAHTDREKTFLAVRDAIIKTHEDLKNLSPKELVKQRMDKYADMGVFKG, encoded by the coding sequence ATGGAATACTTAGAATTTGAACTTCCTATAAAAGAATTGCAGGACCAACTTTCAAAATGTCAAATCATCGGTGAAGAGAGCGATGTTGATGTTACGGAGACTTGCAAGAAAATTGAAAAAAAATTAGTTGAAACTAAAAAGGAGATATACAAAAACCTAACTGCATGGCAACGTGTTCAGTTATCTCGTCATCCAAATAGACCCTATACTTTAGACCATATTAATGCACTTTGTGGCGATTCTTTTTTAGAACTTCATGGAGATAGAAACGTTAAGGATGACAAAGCAATGATTGGTGGTTTAGGTAAAATTGGCGATCAAAGTTATATGTTCATTGGACAACAAAAAGGGTATAATACTAAAACAAGGCAATTTAGAAATTTTGGAATGTCTAATCCTGAAGGCTATCGTAAAGCTTTACGATTGATGAAGTCTGCCGAAAAATTTGGGATCCCTGTAGTTACTTTAATAGATACTCCTGGTGCTTATCCTGGTTTTGAAGCTGAAGAACGCGGACAAGGAGAAGCGATCGCTAGAAATATTTTAGAAATGACTCGCCTTAAAGTACCAATCATAACCATTATTATTGGTGAAGGTGCTTCTGGTGGAGCATTAGGAATTGGAGTAGGAGACAAGGTTATGATGTTAGAGAATACTTGGTATTCTGTAATTTCTCCAGAATCTTGTTCATCTATATTATGGCGTAGTTGGGAATATAAAGAACAAGCAGCTGAGGCTCTAAAGTTAACAGCTCCTGATATGAAAAAATTGAAGCTCGTTGATGCCATTATAAAAGAACCTTTAGGAGGTGCTCATACAGATCGTGAAAAAACATTTTTAGCAGTTAGAGATGCAATTATCAAGACGCATGAAGATCTTAAAAACTTATCACCAAAAGAATTGGTAAAACAGCGTATGGATAAATATGCTGATATGGGAGTTTTTAAAGGTTAA
- the dnaB gene encoding replicative DNA helicase produces MKQPNQIQGYKVDKSTIINLEKGKIPPQAIDLEEVVLGAMMIDKKGVDEVIDILSADAFYKEAHKHIFESIFKLFENSEPIDLLTVSSQLKKDAKLDLIGGDFYLISLTQRVSSSAHIEFHARIILQKFIQRSLIKISNEIIEEAYDETKDVFDLLDTAEAKLYEVTQGNVKKSTETAQSLVIQAKKKIEEISNKEGMSGIPTGFTKLDRLTSGWQPSDLIIIAARPGMGKTALTLTMARNIAVDSNIPVAFFSLEMSSVQLITRLISSETNLSSEKLRTGKLEKHEWEQLNVKVKTLEKAPLFIDDTPSLSIFDLRAKARRLASQYGIKMIMIDYLQLMTAGGSQKGGNREQEISTISRNLKALAKELAIPVIALSQLSRAVETRGGSKRPLLSDLRESGAIEQDADIVSFIYRPEYYKIDEWDDDDRSPTEGQGEFIVAKHRNGGLENIRLKFIGHLGKFDNLDDFDTPFGEFHSKMNAAANDDTFKPENFPSPSDAFGAPEEDDNDIPF; encoded by the coding sequence ATGAAGCAACCCAATCAAATACAAGGCTATAAAGTCGATAAAAGCACAATTATAAATTTAGAAAAAGGAAAAATACCTCCACAAGCAATTGATTTAGAGGAGGTTGTGCTTGGGGCAATGATGATTGATAAAAAAGGTGTCGATGAGGTTATTGATATTCTTAGCGCTGATGCTTTTTATAAAGAAGCTCATAAACATATCTTTGAATCAATTTTCAAATTATTTGAAAACAGTGAACCTATTGATTTATTAACCGTTTCTAGTCAGCTTAAAAAAGATGCCAAATTAGATTTGATTGGTGGCGATTTTTACCTGATTTCTTTAACGCAACGCGTATCTTCTTCAGCGCATATTGAATTTCATGCTCGTATCATTTTACAAAAATTTATTCAGCGTAGTTTGATTAAAATTTCAAACGAAATTATTGAAGAAGCCTATGATGAAACCAAAGATGTTTTCGATTTATTAGATACGGCTGAAGCAAAACTTTATGAAGTTACTCAAGGTAACGTCAAGAAATCTACTGAAACTGCTCAAAGCTTGGTGATTCAAGCAAAAAAGAAAATTGAAGAGATTTCAAACAAAGAAGGAATGAGTGGTATTCCTACAGGATTTACCAAATTAGATAGATTAACATCTGGATGGCAACCTAGTGATTTAATTATTATTGCTGCACGTCCTGGTATGGGTAAAACTGCGTTAACATTAACAATGGCTAGAAATATTGCTGTTGATAGTAATATTCCTGTAGCATTTTTCTCTTTAGAAATGTCTTCTGTACAGTTAATTACGCGTTTAATCTCTTCTGAAACTAATTTGTCTTCAGAGAAATTAAGAACTGGTAAATTAGAAAAGCACGAATGGGAACAATTAAATGTTAAAGTAAAAACCTTAGAAAAAGCGCCTTTGTTTATCGATGATACTCCATCGTTGTCTATTTTCGATTTACGTGCTAAGGCTCGACGTTTAGCATCACAATATGGTATAAAAATGATTATGATTGATTACCTGCAATTAATGACAGCAGGTGGAAGTCAAAAAGGAGGGAATCGTGAGCAAGAGATATCAACCATATCACGAAACCTAAAAGCTCTAGCAAAAGAATTAGCCATTCCTGTAATTGCCTTATCTCAATTATCTCGTGCAGTAGAAACTCGTGGAGGAAGTAAACGACCTTTATTATCAGATTTACGTGAGTCTGGAGCCATTGAGCAGGATGCAGATATTGTAAGCTTCATTTACAGACCCGAATACTATAAAATTGATGAATGGGATGATGATGATCGTTCACCTACCGAAGGTCAAGGAGAATTTATAGTTGCAAAACATAGAAATGGTGGTTTAGAAAATATCAGATTGAAATTTATTGGCCATTTAGGTAAGTTTGATAATCTTGATGATTTTGATACACCTTTTGGTGAATTTCATTCTAAAATGAATGCAGCTGCAAATGATGATACGTTCAAACCCGAAAATTTCCCATCACCTTCAGATGCATTTGGTGCTCCAGAAGAAGATGATAACGATATACCTTTTTAA
- a CDS encoding AI-2E family transporter, translating to MLDQRRTTNTLLLFIVIPLVFYLLKLLSFIFIPLFSSMFIALLFLPLMRGLGRRNVPRLASIIIVITLIAIGVFIGVELVQLSSRQILTNNTGFFGKAEIKINDLMLYLQDKFGIVYDTEGSLLSQFFQKENIGSTFDFIRKFFTNIMMIIFFTILWLSESINMHKVMNNTILKRKHTSIKAFMKIEKDLITFIKVKFLVSLLTGIFTGLACVFFDVSFPIFWGLFAFLINFVQMVGSFISVILLSIFAFVELDPTSTLFFFILSISGVQVVFGAILEPIFMGKSFSINVITVLIMLMLWGFIWGIPGLIMSIPITVFIKIILEQFPGTKVIASILSGPERSITPRK from the coding sequence ATGTTAGATCAAAGACGAACAACTAATACACTCTTATTATTTATAGTAATTCCTTTAGTATTTTATTTGCTAAAGTTGTTGTCGTTTATATTTATCCCGTTATTCTCCTCCATGTTCATCGCCTTATTGTTTTTACCTTTAATGAGAGGATTAGGAAGAAGAAATGTACCAAGATTAGCAAGTATTATTATTGTGATTACACTTATTGCAATTGGTGTTTTTATTGGTGTTGAATTAGTTCAACTCTCAAGCAGACAGATCTTAACAAATAATACAGGTTTTTTTGGTAAAGCTGAAATTAAAATCAATGATTTAATGTTGTATTTACAAGATAAATTTGGAATTGTATACGATACTGAAGGCAGTTTATTATCTCAATTTTTTCAAAAAGAAAATATAGGATCTACTTTCGATTTTATCAGAAAATTTTTCACCAACATAATGATGATTATCTTTTTTACCATTTTATGGTTGTCAGAATCTATCAATATGCATAAAGTCATGAATAACACTATTTTAAAACGAAAGCATACGTCAATAAAAGCGTTTATGAAAATTGAAAAAGACTTAATTACTTTTATTAAAGTTAAGTTTTTAGTGAGCTTATTAACTGGGATATTTACAGGTTTGGCTTGTGTGTTTTTTGATGTGAGTTTTCCGATTTTTTGGGGACTTTTCGCATTCTTAATTAATTTTGTTCAAATGGTTGGCTCGTTTATTTCTGTAATACTCTTATCAATATTTGCGTTTGTTGAACTTGATCCAACAAGTACTTTGTTCTTCTTTATTTTATCTATTTCTGGAGTTCAGGTTGTATTTGGAGCTATTTTAGAACCTATATTTATGGGGAAATCCTTTTCAATAAATGTGATAACTGTTCTAATTATGTTAATGCTTTGGGGATTTATTTGGGGAATTCCAGGTTTAATTATGTCTATTCCAATTACTGTATTTATTAAAATTATTTTAGAACAATTCCCTGGAACTAAAGTTATAGCGTCCATATTATCTGGACCAGAACGTTCGATAACTCCAAGGAAATAA